The window CATGAATCTGTATAATAACTTTTAACAGTTGAGCTCAAAAGGATAAAGACGTGAAGGATCCAAATCCACAAGCCACGGTTACCAGATAGAAAATCAAAACCAAGAGCCATTCACCAACTCCCCAAGTTGTGAAATAATGCAcgaatttttaaaatagttaagaaaatctcacaatttcattGTTTtaggaaattttcgaaaaatagtTCATTAATAACTGAAATAAAGGTACGGATAATTTTCCAAGTTCCTAACATCTCAAAACAAACTTAATGGAGTGTTTTTTCTTCCACttaagaaagacaagagtgagaAACTTTTTTTCTGTTCTCCTCATACTTGAGGAACTATTTCAAGCATCAACTAAGTTGAAAGACCAAAGTACACGTTTTTAATCGGCAGAAGTATTGGCTAGAGAGGAAAAGATTGCAAGGTCAATAAGATGGATGTGTGTGATAGTATATATGCAACTTCTGTCTTACTTTCTGATTGAAGGAGAAACTGAATAGGTAAGCCAATAATTAGAAATAGTTATTTGAAGGGAATAATCTTAATTATCTGAAGGGAAAATGCTTTGTCTAGCACTGCTAGCGATTTATGTTGTGTTTCACACCTTTGCATAATACTTGTGTTACTGTTTTTCCATTTATTTGTTGTCTCTCACGTTGCTGattattttttgggttttgttgTCACAGATCTATTGTATCTAAGCTGAGGAAGCTgcctctctacccctctggggtaggggtaaggtctgcatacactctaccctccccaaaccccactagtgggattttactaggttgttgttgttgttgttgtatccgAAGGCAAAATGCAATTCAAAGCAATCGCAAAATAACCAAAAAAGGGGAGAAACCGAAACAGACGGGTTAAGAGAGGCTTAACTCACAGCCGGTTACCCTTAATTTGCACACTTAATATAAGTTCCTAATGCATTCGCTTGTTTCCTAATTTGAACAGAATTATGAGATTTGATTTGCAAATAATCCAGTTTTAGAAACAATGTCTTTGTAGTTCATGCAAAGCACATGATATCATAAATGAAAAAGAAGTGTGATAAAGAAAAGACCAACTATGTTTTCCTGGAACATCACGTCATGTACTCTCTCTGATTGTCATGTATACATTGTCTATTCAATTCTTATGGTATCTGACATTGAATTGTCCTTGGTAAGGATACACATAGACCACGTGAAAGCCTTCTCATTATGCTTAATAAATGCGCTTGTTAATTCATCAGGCAAGACAGAAGAAACAACATGAATGGGTAACACAATCATCACCAGCGAAAAAGGTGCAAAGCTCAACTTAGTAGAGTCTCATAAGCATTACTTGAGAACTCCCAAGGATTCCCAATTAAAACCTTTTGATAACGAGGTTAGTGCCATACAAGGGCAACGCCATTCTGTCAATTAATTGTCCTTCATAATGAAACTTCGGGAAATTGCCCCCGTATATATAATTATTGGAAATAGAAAAGTCCAGAAGatgaacaaaaaaacaaaaaaaaaaaagcaattggACACCTAAGCTATCTGAAAGATGATGGCTTCAGAAACCCTTACCGAGGCCTTAGTTACCAACGGTTTCAATGGTATCAATTGCCTAGATTGCTTCATTGCTAGCTCTTCGAGTCGCTGATTTGCATGGGATAACTGTTATGGTAAACATTAAGTTATGAGCACAAGAAACTTCTAATGTAAGCCACACATATAAACGGAACACAAAACCAACCTGGGAAGTAGCCTGAGCACAAGGAGGACCCCTAGCGACTGTTTCAGCCATATTAAGACCCCTGCTAATAGCCTTGCTAGAAATTGGAGAAGAAGGTCCAGAAGAAGCACCTTGTTTCACGGAAGAAAGGCCAGGGTTATTGTTTCCAGCCACTGCCGTAATATCTGCCAGAGAAGATGCCGACTTATTACCAGTAGTGCCTGATGAGCCTATTGGTAAACCCTGAGGCATGGTACCCAAACCAGGAGATCGGACTCTTCCAAAGCCAGGTGATGCTTGTCGTTCTTCAGTTACTAGGGGCTGGATGCCTCTGTCAATTGCATTATCCACACTATTAACTGAAGCAAGCGGGCCATTTTTGTCAGTTGGGTCGATTTTACCAGCAATTCCCAAATTCTTAGGCCCTGTCTCACTAAATCTACCATAAATCATTGACTGTGAGTGTCTTAACCCTTCCTCCTCAAATATTTCCCAACGATGATTCCTCGAAGTATCAGGAAGGTCCCTTGACCTATGATTTCCTAAAGTTGATTTCTCGTGATACTTGTTAATGTCTTTATCCATGTTCCTATGACGAGGGCTTCTAAAACTACTGTAAGATCTCAAGCTAGGGCTACTACTATTAGAGTTCCATCGGGTATGTGATGAAATGGCTCGATCTGATGCAGCAGGATGCCTCAACTTGTTATTGCTCATATTAGTTGACAGTGATCTACTATTTGCAAGTTTTGATGGGACAGGATCATCTATAAAGGGAATAGAACAAAGGAAATAGTTTTAACTGAAATGAAAGTGCATGTTGTCAGAAAAAGTATGAAAAAGTATTAGAGCATGAAAGTTACCTGAATGCAACGGGGATGATGCAGTGACAGAGCCCGTCACATGTCTACCACTCCTTAACCATTGCGGGGCTAATGTAGGCTCACTTCTTTCCATAACACTACTAATGAACATTATCCAAACAAGAACAAAAGGAAAAACAACTCTCTTTCCTTCAGCGCAACTCCTACTATCAACCTCCGGTGCCAACCTAAATCACTAACATGCCCCCAAGAAGGCCAGTTTCTCTCTTGAAAACATTAGACCAAATGCCCAAGAACTTAACCAAGTTGCATGAAACTCCGCTGTCCATTAGCCCCAAATTCTTACCAATTTCCCTTTAGAAACAAAACCATTTTCCTGTAAGCAATCAGACTAAACTAAAGTGTAGCACCCCACTATCTAAAAAAACCTCCTTAAGGGTGGGTAAGGTTAGCCAATCCGGCCCGAGAAACCTTCGTTTCAAGTACCAATTTGCCCTGCCAAGTTTCTCAATGAATTGGCTTTAGAAACAAAAGTCCTTTGTCTATAGGGTCGATTAAAAATGTTCAGAACCCTATAATTCAAAAAGAGACCACCATTCTATTCACTTCAACTAGGGATTATTCATTCTGTACATTATATACAGCAAACTGCAAACAGCAATCACTTTATTCAACCACAACAATGCCTGCCTTCAATTAAGAACATAATATACTCTTCTTCACCTTATCAAAAACCATCAACAAGATGCCTCTTTAAATGCTTCCTTCTTCAACTAAAATAGACTATAAAAAACTCCTCGTGTCATTCATAACACTTTGGTGGAATAGAGTGCTACTCACTAAAGGATATAGTCAAACCCTAgatttcaaaatcaacaaaaaagACCAATATAGGGCACCATTCATAAGAACATAGTCCACAACAAAACTCGGTCCTCCAACTACCCACAAATCAGAACAATAAGCTATCAAAGAACAGTTAATTACCCAAAAATTTGAATGAAACCCcaataaagaatataataatcAAAATAACGCCATTATAGAACCTAATTCAGTCCCTGCTATGCCTTTTTACCTTGTTTATGTCAAATTGTATTGATGAAATTCTCAGATAATTAAAGAATCCAAAATGAAAATTTTTATACTGACAGGAAATTGAAGAGTTGTAGAGAAAGAGAAACACTAGTCGGTTCTTCGATTGATGAGGCGTGTAGAGGAAGAAATAGCCTATGTGTGTAACCGTAGGAAATATCAGGAGATCAGAAATATAGATATTAAAGGGAAGCAAATACTAGTACTCCGTTTTCTGCGTGTAAGTTTGAAAGACTAAAAAAAGTGTGGTTACCAAAAAATTTTGGAGaagtttatttttttcaaaaataattaaactaaaaatttagAAAAACTCTTTCGGAAAACAATTTTACAAatcaaaaacaacaataaatgcGTGCACAACTTTATTCCTACTTTATGAGGGTAAAGAGCATATTTTCTATTGAACCCCGGCTTACACCAACATAATTACAAATTAAAAAGTGTTtgaataatttagtttttaataaatttttcgaaaaaaaaaaaaaatctaggtAATGCACGCTCCATAAAAGATGACAGTCTTGGTTTTGACCTCTGAGATTGAAAGACTTCCATGCGTATTTTTCTTGATTGTTCTCttagtaattttttttgttttttatttttggttttccAGGTGTTCGGTATCTGTATTGTAGCCCCGACTATATTCGGATTCGCGCCAGATAGGGTCTCATTCGGGAGTAGCGCTCCCTAATAAGGATTTTTTCATACTTAGAGCTTGAATCTGAGACCTCTGGTTAAGACAGAAACAACCACATCGAGTGCACTACATCTTTTGATGGTCCTAGTAATCTATTTTGCTTGAATATGAATTAGTTGAATAAACAAATTATATGAGATGGactaaaccaaagaaaaaaaagtggttttttcttctttcttttttttcggcACCTATGTATTTTTCCTTGCCGTTGAAAATTACAGCTTCACTCAACTGTCCAAGAATCCAACTATGACTTTGTTGCTATTTggtctttcttctttcttttattttgttgttatcttTGAAATTTTCTCGTTGCAGAGGtcatatattattttcttttttatttgataGGATTGACAGTAAATTAATGCACACGAAAAGATAATGTAATAAGATTAATTTGGTCACATCCTAATTAACTTGAAAGTTGAAACGAACACGCCATGCAACTACCAAACtttaaagaaagaaacaaaagaagaagaaaaaagggagCTCACCTAGTCATTGCCGTAACATTTATTTACATTGATTATTGTGGTATACTTAAATAAATTAAATGTCAAGATTGCTTCACTTAATTTCCGATGTAACGCTAATATAACAAACCACATGCTCTTTCTTAATTAACTATTTTgcttttattgtttatttttaggGTGTGCCTTTGAAATGATCCTTTATATACGTCGAACACTAAGTGCTCATTTGGTACGAGAAataagggataattaatcccGGGATTAAATTTGAAATGAGTTTATCCCATGTTTCGTTGAGATACGAGATTAGTTATTCGGGGATTGTAGTATTTATTTATCCCTATGAGACAATAACAACAAACATCCCAGTGTATTttcacaagtggggtatggggaggtaGTATATATGCAGCTTTATCCCTACCCTGGAAGgacagagaggctgttttcggaAGACCCTCGGCTAAGGAGAATTTATCTCTATAAGAGGATGGaataattaatcctaaaataacTAATCCCAGGATAACTTgttcccaaccaaacgacccaTAATAGTAGTCCAAGTTCATATAAGTGGAGTTTACTTTCGCTCTcttccaacataaatatttatttcTTAAGTAAATGTTCAAATGCTCCCTTATTTTGGTCGGGCATCTTCAAATATATGGGATCATTTCGAGTTATTTCTCttatactttttaaaaaaaatactttttactatTACATTACAtattagaaatgaaagaaaagggaAACAATTAGAATAACTCCCAACTCATGGTTGTTATGAAACCTTTATTGTGACCTATTGAATATGAACCTTGGCTTCTTCTCTAGGTAagtaatttattattattattattattattattatttgatatAGGTAAATAGTTAACAATAAATAGTTAAAAATACCAAaacgtaccgaataaattttacatgtagaaaatatatgtatttagtaagtttaaaaataataatgcattaaattttctttgagccttggaattatgaaaactattacaatccaacaagtaattaaactcaagatactaattcctaaaatctattatgctacttctacttaaactaagttatttcaagtatctttattagcaagacacaaagtattttaGCGATTATGattagcaaactacaatgtattgaatatgtttcttttcatataatttagatttatctttttgaatattaaaTCCCAAtaaactttattcttgagtcccagcttggtatatctttcaactcgtgcgattaatattttctttgcctttgtttaatttcttttacGCTGTTGTAGAATAGCTGATGGAtttatactctagccatctttttttttaattcatcaccctttaaacagtaaaaatgtctagagagttttgctaagtcctataaaagaacgtatgttattgcaaTTCTACTTCTAatggtgaattttacatgatattaaaaaaataccgaaaattaaccgatcCGTACCGATACcgagagaaaccgacatgattgggacggtttcgaaaagtctaattttggttatacataatagaataaccgaaaattggtatggtacaaattttataaaataacgggccgaaccgaaccattgacacccctagttaTCAGAGTTTGTTAGATGTGTCTAATTTCCAATTAACGTCTCTAAATTTTATTTATAGGTGCAAATTGGATAAAGAAAGTAGATCCGGAATATTTGTAGTACCCATTTGATTTGAGAGCACAgagtaaaattttcctaaaattTCGTACGATggttttagtttttaaatttattGATCTTCATCTAACTAACCTAAACAGAAGATATTACACTGATTTGAGTGCGGTAATTGTCTTTTTTCAAAATGAAACTTAATTTTTAAAATTGTATCAAATGCTCAAATTTTCTTGTTTtgcaaaaattcattttctttttgccACTATTTTAAAAAAATCCCAAAAACGTTCACCAAGAAAAAGTAATATTTTTCTTATAACCAGTccagaaaaaaaaattatcacaagtaacgactctctttttttttcttttattaaaacatccatcAAACATAATAAACTATCAAAAAGTATTTGCATAAAATGTACTTATTCTTCAAACGAAATACACTAGAAATGGGGAATAAACGAATCAAAGTGTATCGCGGAAAGATTTATATTCCTTTCATATACATATCGGAGTTAAATATGGGATTTCATTGACTTCTATTTTGTTAgggcttttttcacttttagcccccgccagaaactatttacatttggtagttaaaaaagtatataaaatttgtataatttttgtaaataacatacataatgtatatatatacaaaatatatatttttttagctattattttgagagtggttatatagtgtcatttttctttttattttttctgttgtTGTCTTAGGTGTCAAGAAACAAATATTAGAACACTGTCTTTGAATTTTGGTGCAATAAAATTGTCAATTATCTTTTTGGTTTCTCTTTTTCTATTGTTTATTTGACAACCACATATTTTATGTTACAATtttgtttgtgaaatttaatttaaacaCACTAAGGTTTCATGGTTCTAAAAACTGGCATGTTCCCTTCTTGAGACTTGAGACTCTAataaataactatttttatacAGATTCAGCAACGATAATTAAACCACTGTTTACCTTTCTAAGTTAACCTGTAtcatgatgtaaaaaaaataattgcaATAATTTTTTACTAATAGAGTTAAGAACGGGGGTTGGTGACATTTTAGACCGGAAAACAATTTTAATTTTAGATGTATTATGTACTTTTTAAATAAGTAGATGTTACTACGTAACTAGTGGAATGGGTTAGACTCTTGAAGGAAAAATTGAGGGCTCACATATATCCATTTTTTAGGCCGTCATTGAAATTATATCCGTATTGTACAAAAATTTGTAAAATGTACCCACCAGTATCTGAAGTTCTTCTGTCTCTTTAACGCTACTTCAAAATGTGGTCAGAAAATCAGTCTTAAGTAATTCAATCTCATCAATGCAACTTTAGAAATGGATATAAAATTCTTGTATCTTTCCAATGCAACTTCATAAAAATCAGATATTGAGTCGTTATATCTCCTTAATGCAACTTTAAAAACCAAATCTTAAATTATTCTATCTTTCCAATGCAACTTAAAAAAATATAGATTTTAAATAGTTTAATCTCTTCAATGCAACATCAGAAATCGGATCTTAATTTTTAAAACATAAACTTGTTTTTCGAGTTTCAACAATCCATCGCACGATTCAACatctaaatctactccaaatgaattcaaatttgaaacataaccttcaaatacatgtaaaataATCTTCAAACATCAAATATATACCAAACCAACAACAAATCTAACAAAATTCATTTCGAGAAGAAGAAGCCCTAAGCACAATCTACAATGGTATTttgcaactaagaagaagaagaaaaaaccaaaCATCTCCTGgatcgagaagaagaagaagaagaagaagaagaagaagaagaagaagaagaagaagaagaagaagaagaagaagaagaagaagaagaagaagaagaagaagaagaagaagaagaagaagaagaagaagaagaaacattaGCGAAGTAGAAGAGAAAAACTTATATGAAGTTACCCAAAAATTAGGTATTaattaaacttttaaaaaaagatgaaataaaataataaaagagaagaagaatattatagagaaaagagagaattcTATTGATTTTGGGATAAATTataatggaatagaacccctTTATTTATATGGGAGAAGTGACTTACCTACAAAGTAACAAACTCTAAAATttctttaaaatataaatattcacCTTAAATACATTATTAGTtataacaccctccccccctcccctcccccaaGAAAAAtatctattcaacagataatgtgcctcgttaaaaatttaactaaaataaaactcgTGGAAAAAAATATAGTGAAGAAAAAGCGTACACATTTAACAATATGTCTTTGAATGCCTCATTAAAAACCGTGCAAGAAAATTCCAGGACAGAACTTTGTTaggaaaaaaatagtaaaacGCATATTAGCttcccctgatgagagcatcaattcacatctttgagcATTCGTATCCCAAACTtatacactagtttcttgaaggttggcGTCGGTAGAGATTTAGtgaacaaatcaaccatattatcacTCGAACAAATCtattgcacattgatatcaccagtCTTTTGAAGAACATGTGTGAAAAAATAACTGtggtaaaatgtgcactgccctATCTCCTTTTATGTATCCTCCCTTCAACTGGgctatgcatgttgcattgtctttaTACAAAATCGTGAGTATTTTGCCATACTTCAAActatatttttctcgaataagatgtattataagCCTCAACCACACATATTCTCtccttgcttcatgaatagcaattatctcagcgtGATTAGATGAAGCAGTCATAATTGATTGCTTAATCGATCGCCAAAATATGAAAGTGCCTCCACATATAAGCACATAGCTTGTTTGAGATCTAGTCTTgagtgggtcagataaatacccaacaTCTGCATAatcaacaagatcgggactgcaatcgCTGCCATAAAATAAGCTCATATTGGTAGTCTCATTTAGAGGTCGCGATATATGTTTGATTCCATTCTAATGTCCCCTTGTAGGAGCAGAACTATATCTTGGTAAGACATTAACTAAAAAAGTTATGTCAGCCCTTGTAATATAAGCAAGATACAATAGTGCACCAATGGCGCTgcgatatggtacttcaggaccaagaagttGTTCATTCTTTTTTTTAGGTCGGAACAAAttcttattcacatcaagtgatcgaacaattaTTGGAGTACTTAacggatgtgctccatccatatAAAATTATTTCAATACCTTTTTTGTGTAgacagattgatgaacaaaaattctatttgtaaattgagacataattttatcttttcgAGATCTTTCATTTTGAActtcttctttaaataatcaattgtcTTTTGGAGTTTTAAGAgtttcaataaggtttatgtcatcaaaatatacggcaagtacaacaaactcTTTGTCACGACCTCaaacccgaacccgatcgtgatagcgcctctcgtgaagacaaggccagccgacattTTCCATATCAGTTTAAGCAATCAATTAATAAGAATTTATgtctaaaacatgataattaATCCAAAAGTGAATAATTAACAGTACAGTTGCGGAAgataaacccaacacagcccgatatcagggtgtcactagtcatgaacatctaaaAATCCGGAATAAGACAAGAAAGTCTACAGAGTTCAATGCAAAACTAAAACAAGGAGAAATAAGATAGAGAAGAAGCTCTGGCTACGAACGCCGGCAactacctagagaatcttcggatccgcctgagcaggaaagatcaacactcggtagcgggaccagatgcgcctgaatatgcacacacggtgcaaggagtaaagtgagtactccaactcagtgagtaataatcataaataaagactgaaagcatgaaatcacgtaaggcacattataggctataatgaagcagtaaaacaagTAAGAACAGTGATTCAataaagatatgtaaaatcatATAAGTTCTGTTTAAACTTCAAAAAGTAtttattcaacaattaaacaggtaaatgacagacaaataagatagataagcacataaaggatttcccctcgggcacaatgtcaacaataccagcctctcgggctatatatcacatcacaatgggtacccgcactcactgggggtgtgcagactcctagaggggacCCTTAcgtcccaagcgcaatatcaagccatctcgtggtatcatcactaggctctcggcctcatatcaacaagccacctcgtggcgtacatatctcaggccctcagcctcataatcatagtcaatgtttcctcacaacatatgccctcggccttactcagtcaaaatcctcacaagccactcgggcaacagtaaaacatgatcctcagcctaaaatatcatttaaagatcatttaagtgttaaaaatagagaaaacatggctgagttatgaaaacagtggaatataGCAGGATTGAGtttaagtataaagtcaaaacagtgaggacatatcaataaaaatcccctaagggttcaaatagttggcattatgcccaaatatggcattcagcccaaaacatgatgttcacaaataagtttcagtcaaatacgcggtaaaatagtcattcgagacggactaagtcacaatccccaacggtgcacgaccccacgctcgttatctagcgtgtgcgtcacctcaatatagcacaataatgtgcaaatccggggtttcataccctcaaaacatcatttacaattattactcacctcaatctgaTCCACATCTAGCCCGagacgccttttcccctcgaatcggcctccactcgcatcgaatctaaccaaaatcagaatcacgacgtcaaaatatgctaagggaacgaagcccaagcaaaaataatcaatttacaacataaatcccgaaattacctaAACCCGACCCCCatgcccacgtcttggaattcgataatttttacattaatAAATTCtctatctccccacgagttcatacatatcaaaagttctgaaatccgacctcaaatgatccttcgaatcctcaatcaaaggtatAAGTTTCCAAGTCCTCGTTTCCCCAAACTTtgatccttaaattccattaattacaagcctaatccgtgaaataataccatagaaatgagttttaggtccaaaattcttacctcaatgaagtttccttgaaatccttcttcaaa of the Nicotiana tabacum cultivar K326 chromosome 7, ASM71507v2, whole genome shotgun sequence genome contains:
- the LOC107795023 gene encoding uncharacterized protein LOC107795023; protein product: MFISSVMERSEPTLAPQWLRSGRHVTGSVTASSPLHSDDPVPSKLANSRSLSTNMSNNKLRHPAASDRAISSHTRWNSNSSSPSLRSYSSFRSPRHRNMDKDINKYHEKSTLGNHRSRDLPDTSRNHRWEIFEEEGLRHSQSMIYGRFSETGPKNLGIAGKIDPTDKNGPLASVNSVDNAIDRGIQPLVTEERQASPGFGRVRSPGLGTMPQGLPIGSSGTTGNKSASSLADITAVAGNNNPGLSSVKQGASSGPSSPISSKAISRGLNMAETVARGPPCAQATSQLSHANQRLEELAMKQSRQLIPLKPLVTKASVPNPSDKPRAKVEQLQQTVSSSNPVNHCLSTKLHIFKPTRENGVSYGVNSSLSPNAHSKGSNTLLTAPASASTQSLANNAASFTSERKPVGLLVEKKLSSQARSRNDFFNLMRKKSIASSSAVNGAGYAVSPLLDKSGVSEVLTAPGIPQDQDATLSDESPRVEKSTEISGENTCTDDSYEGKNSTDKSFSKSDAILCSEEEEAAFLRSLGWEENADEGGLTEEEISAFYRDVTKYINSKLSFKVMQGVQSRFLLPLHSGIGDVGGISS